Part of the Brassica oleracea var. oleracea cultivar TO1000 chromosome C8, BOL, whole genome shotgun sequence genome is shown below.
NNNNNNNNNNNNNNNNNNNNNNNNNNNNNNNNNNNNNNNNNNNNNNNNNNNNNNNNNNNNNNNNNNNNNNNNNNNNNNNNNNNNNNNNNNNNNNNNNNNNNNNNNNNNNNNNNNNNNNNNNNNNNNNNNNNNNNNNNNNNNNNNNACAACAAGTCCGCCTGATCCGCTGCACCAAGACCCAACGGTTCAACTTCGTCAGTCAAGGCAGCTAGTCTTAAGGTTCCAACCATGTGAACTAGTTCCTCCATGTCTTTCTCTGAAGCCGAAGCTACTCTCTTCCGGCTCAAGGCATCCGCGACCAGGTTTGCCTTTCCCGGATGGTAGGCAATATCCAAGTCGTAATCCACAACCAGTTCCATCCAACGCCTCTGTCTAAGGTTCAGCTCTGGTTGANNNNNNNNNNNNNNNNNNNNNNNNNNNNNNNNNNNNNNNNNNNNNNNNNNNNNNNNNNNNNNNNNNNNNNNNNNNNNNNNNNNNNNNNNNNNNNNNNNNNNNNNNNNNNNNNNNNNNNNNNNNNNNNNNNGCCATCTCTATCGTGTGTTGGGTAGTTCCCTTCGTGTTTCCTTAGCTGTCTAGAAGCATACGCGATCACTTTTCCTTGCTGCATCAATACGCACCCAAGTCCAACTTTGGATGCATCTGTGTACACCACGTATGGCTCGTTGTCCATTGGAAGAGCCAATACTGGAGTAGTCGTCAACATCATCTTGAGTTTGCTGAAATTCACATCACAGCCTTCTGTCCACACGAACTGAACATCTTTCCCGGTTGACAACCCGGTCAACTTTGTCAACGGTTGAGCCATGCTGGCAAATCCCTTAACAAACCGTCGGTAGTATCCAGCCAGTCCGAGAAAACTCCTGATCTCAGTTGCGTTCCNNNNNNNNNNNNNNNNNNNNNNNNNNNNNNNNNNNNNNNNNNNNNNNNNNNNNNNNNNNNNNNNNNNNNNNNNNNNNNNNNNNNNNNNNNNNNNNNNNNNNNNNNNNNNNNNNNNNNNNNNNNNNNNNNNNNNNNNNNNNNNNNNNNNNNNNNNNNNNNNNNNNNNNGATGACAATCAAGATGTGCCTTGTATTTACTCAGCCAATCCATTCCAAGGATCACATCGTATGATTTCACTGGGCAAACGACCAAGTTGGCTGGCATGTTCACTCCTCCGATCATCACAAAGACGTTTCGGATTTTCCCTGAAGTGTACATGATCTGACCACCAGCTGCCCGAACCACTCTTACTTCTTCTTTTGGTTCTTTCTGAAATTCCCCTATTCCAATCATCTCGGGTTGCACAAAGCAGTGAGATGCACCAGAATCAAACAGATCATGGGCTGCCACTCCACCCATGACTAAGGTCCCTACATATTCACCCGGAACACTAAGGACCTACTCTACAAGCAAGCAATTTCACACAGAAATTCTTAGGGCAAAGGTGAGAGATAGGATGACTCACCAGTGATCGGACGAGACGTGCTTGGGTCCATTGACTCATCCCTGATTGTGTACACCCGCGGCATGATGGCCTGCCTCTTAGCCGCCGGCTGAGGCCCATCACTCGGACGCTTCCCAGCAGATTGCGCGTCCTTCGGACACTGATTCTTGTAGTGTCCCGTTTCGCCGCAGTTGTAGCACACACGTTCCCCAACACCCTTGTTCTGGCTCTTCGGCCTTAGATCTTCCTCAGGGCAATCACGCACCTTGTGATCCATACTTCAGCAATGGTGACAAGCTCCCGTAGCAGCACGACAGACACCAGAGTGCATCTTCCCGCAAGTCGAACACACACTGCGACCTGTTGCATTCGGCTTGCTAGAAGAGCCAGCCTTCACTGGCTTTTGATTCTTTCCCGCATGCTTACCAAGATGGACATGCGCCACTGTGCCAAACACCTTGGCTTCCTCACTAATTCCAGCTTCCTGTTCTGCGGCCTTTTCCACCAGTTCGGCCACAGTATCATAGTTTCGGATCTTACAATGAGTTCGGAGATCAACCCTGAGTCCGCGCATGAATTTGCGGACCAAGGAGATTTCCGACTCAGCCTCACGCCCAACATACTTCTTGAGGCTGTTGAATTCCGCTTCATACTCTCTTACAGTCATGGATCCCTGTTCCAGTCTGAGAAAAGCTCCCTCGAGCTGGTCAAATGCTTCCGGCGGAAAATACTTCCCACGGAATTCGGTCTTAAAGTTCGCCCACGTGCAATGCTCAGCACCAATCCGAGCCGCTACACCTCGCCACCAGAGGTGCACATCACCGTCCAAGTAGTGGACAGCAATGTCCTTCTTGTAAGCAAGAGGACAACGGATCGACTTAAAGTTCCGCCCTATCCTGTCAATCCATTGATCTGCTTCCTTTGGTTTGGAACCACCCGAAAAGAACTTTGTTCCCAGTTTCTGCATGTTGTCCATAACCTTGAGGTAAGATGGATTCCTAACAACGTGAGCCTCCTCTCCATCAGGCACCACGTTCTCCACTTCCCCCGCAACAAGTGGAGCCACTGGAGGTGCCGCCGCAACAGACAATCTTGCCAAGACTTGCGCCAAGATAGCCAAAACGGCTTCCAATCCAACCGGAGCAGCAGCAGCAGCACCAGCCGCTGCAGCATTGTTTAAATTCGCTGCATTCTGAGCAGTATTCCGAGCCTCTTCCGTACCAGCTTCATTCCTGGCCACGTTGCTCGNNNNNNNNNNNNNNNNNNNNNNNNNNNNNNNNNNNNNNNNNNNNNNNNNNNNNNNNNNNNNNNNNNNNNNNNNNNNNNNNNNNNNNNNNNNNNNNNNNNNGGGCGCACAAACCCTTTCTCCATCAGTTCATCTAACTGTTTCTTAAGATCTGCCATTTCAGCCGGAGCCATCTGGTACGGAGCTTTCGAGATTGGCTTTGTGCCCGGCTCAAGCTCAATCGTGAAAGGATCAGAACGGTCCGGTGGTAATCATGTCAAAGATTCAAACACGTCATCATACTCCTTTACAATCGGAATCCCTTCCAACTCAGCATCAGGTCCGACTTCCACAGTTGTGATTGCAGCCAGATAAGCCTCACATCCTTTTTCCAGCATTCTTTCTGCTTGAAGTGCTGAAATGATCAGACTCCCATTGGTCGGTTTGACCCCTTGATAGACAAGCTTTCCATTGCCTATCTCAAACTGAACTCGGTCAAGATGACAATCAAGATGTGCCTTGTATTTACTCAGCCAATCCATTCCAAGGATCACATCGTATGATTTCACTGGGCAAACGACCAAGTTGGCTGGCATGTTCACTCCTCCGATCATCACAAAGACGTTTCGGATTTTCCCTGAAGTGTACATGATCTGACCACCAGCTGCCCGAACCACTCTTACTTCTTCTTTTGGTTCTTTCTGAAATTCCCCTATTCCAATCATCTCGGGTTGCACAAAGCAGTGAGATGCACCAGAATCAAACAGATCATGGGCTGCCACTCCACCCATGACTAAGGGCCNNNNNNNNNNNNNNNNNNNNNNNNNNNNNNNNNNNNNNNNNNNNNNNNNNNNNNNNNNNNNNNNNNNNNNNNNNNNNNNNNNNNNNNNNNNNNNNNNNNNNNNNNNNNNNNNNNNNNNNNNNNNNNNNNNNNNNNNNNNNNNNNNNNNNNNNNNNNNNNNNNNNNNNNNNNNNNNNNNNNNNNNNNNNNNNNNNNNNNNNNNNNNNNNNNNNNNNNNNNNNNNNNNNNNNNNNNNNNNNNNNNNNNNNNNNNNNNNNNNNNNNNNNNNNNNNNNNNNNNNNNNNNNNNNNNNNNNNNNNNNNNNNNNNNNNNNNNNNNNNNNNNNNNNNNNNNNNNNNNNNNNNNNNNNNNNNNNNNNNNNNNNNNNNNNNNNNNNNNNNNNNNNNNNNNNNNNNNNNNNNNNNNNNNNNNNNNNNNNNNNNNNNNNNNNNNNNNNNNNNNNNNNNNNNNNNNNNNNNNNNNNNNNNNNNNNNNNNNNNNNNNNNNNNNNNNNNNNNNNNNNNNNNNNNNNNNNNNNNNNNNNNNNNNNNNNNNNNNNNNNNNNNNNNNNNNNNNNNNNNNNNNNNNNNNNNNNNNNNNNNNNNNNNNNNNNNNNNNNNNNNNNNNNNNNNNNNNNNNNNNNNNNNNNNNNNNNNNNNNNNNNNNNNNNNNNNNNNNNNNNNNNNNNNNNNNNNNNNNNNNNNNNNNNNNNNNNNNNNNNNNNNNNNNNNNNNNNNNNNNNNNNNNNNNNNNNNNNNNNNNNNNNNNNNNNNNNNNNNNNNNNNNNNNNNNNNNNNNNNNNNNNNNNNNNNNNNNNNNNNNNNNNNNNNNNNNNNNNNNNNNNNNNNNNNNNNNNNNNNNNNNNNNNNNNNNNNNNNNNNNNNNNNNNNNNNNNNNNNNNNNNNNNNNNNNNNNNNNNNNNNNNNNNNNNNNNNNNNNNNNNNNNNNNNNNNNNNNNNNNNNNNNNNNNNNNNNNNNNNNNNNNNNNNNNNNNNNNNNNNNNNNNNNNNNNNNNNNNNNNNNNNNNNNNNNNNNNNNNNNNNNNNNNNNNNNNNNNNNNNNNNNNNNNNNNNNNNNNNNNNNNNNNNNNNNNNNNNNNNNNNNNNNNNNNNNNNNNNNNNNNNNNNNNNNNNNNNNNNNNNNNNNNNNNNNNNNNNNNNNNNNNNNNNNNNNNNNNNNNNNNNNNNNNNNNNNNNNNNNNNNNNNNNNNNNNNNNNNNNNNNNNNNNNNNNNNNNNNNNNNNNNNNNNNNNNNNNNNNNNNNNNNNNNNNNNNNNNNNNNNNNNNNNNNNNNNNNNNNNNNNNNNNNNNNNNNNNNNNNNNNNNNNNNNNNNNNNNNNNNNNNNNNNNNNNNNNNNNNNNNNNNNNNNNNNNNNNNNNNNNNNNNNNNNNNNNNNNNNNNNNNNNNNNNNNNNNNNNNNNNNNNNNNNNNNNNNNNNNNNNNNNNNNNNNNNNNNNNNNNNNNNNNNNNNNNNNNNNNNNNNNNNNNNNNNNNNNNNNNNNNNNNNNNNNNNNNNNNNNNNNNNNNNNNNNNNNNNNNNNNNNNNNNNNNNNNNNNNNNNNNNNNNNNNNNNNNNNNNNNNNNNNNNNNNNNNNNNNNNNNNNNNNNNNNNNNNNNNNNNNNNNNNNNNNNNNNNNNNNNNNNNNNNNNNNNNNNNNNNNNNNNNNNNNNNNNNNNNNNNNNNNNNNNNNNNNNNNNNNNNNNNNNNNNNNNNNNNNNNNNNNNNNNNNNNNNNNNNNNNNNNNNNNNNNNNNNNNNNNNNNNNNNNN
Proteins encoded:
- the LOC106308683 gene encoding uncharacterized protein LOC106308683 — its product is MGGVAAHDLFDSGASHCFVQPEMIGIGEFQKEPKEEVRVVRAAGGQIMYTSGKIRNVFVMIGGVNMPANLVVCPVKSYDVILGMDWLSKYKAHLDCHLDRVQFEIGNGKLVYQGVKPTNGSLIISALQAERMLEKGCEAYLAAITTVEVGPDAELEGIPIVKEYDDVFESLT